Genomic window (Rosa chinensis cultivar Old Blush chromosome 6, RchiOBHm-V2, whole genome shotgun sequence):
TGCTGGAATCAATTATGAAAATGTCTCCAAGAAGGTTGATAAAGTCTCCACCAATTCATTTAATGAGCACTCTGCCCAGTACTCTCGGAAccttgatgaagttaacacaaATTCTAGGCATGTTGGTGTAATTTCCAGTCATTCTTCAAGAAAATCGCACTCAGAATCAAAAAGGAAAGCAAAGCGCCACAAATTTTCTGGTAACATATCCTTTATCCATGCAAATTGGTGCAAATGTGTGTAACCatctgttgatttttttttctcaaatctTTTCATGCATCTATCTTTGATTCAGTTTGCAAAAGTGAAATATAgcttcacttcttcttcttctagatCTTGAGATTCTTTTGAAATATCGTCTCTCTAGAGTAGAAGTGCTACAACAGACAAAGTTGATATATATTGCAAGTTGGTAAACACTGTCGTTTCTGTATATCGGTAATATTTGGTGAGTGGCCCGTCAGCAGCCCCATGCTTTGCTTACTTTTTATTTCTGttacttggaaaaaaaaaaagagagaaaagaaggagACACACCCCTCTACTTTTGATTACTTCCATGTTCTTGAAGTGTTCCGAACCAGTCATGAGTGCTGTACTGAACAACTTAATTAATTTCAAAGGAACTTATATCTTGATTTGCTTTAACAAATGGCCTTGCAAATATCCCTGATTAAAAACTATAAATTAGTGCCAAAAGTATTACATACACCGGGAAAATCCAAACTGGGCTCGGCAATGAGCCAATGAGTGCTTGATGATGCTGTTTAAATATATTGCGGGTTTCTGTTGTAACGTCATATTATTTTAGGTGAATATGGTTTTTGTTTCAGCATCTCTTTTTGAAGGAACAGACTTTAGGTGTTTTGTTTGCAGCTTTAATTACTTGTATAAATCTTAGAATTAGTCTGTGGGAGTAAATGCTTTTGAGTAGGCCATCACTGGTTGGAGAAAATGATTTAATTGTTTTGTCTGGCTTGGGTTTTAAGGATAATCCTACATATGATGTTGTATATCATGGCAGGAGTTTTGGCATGTCTTTCTTGCTACTTTAATAGGGGCTATTCCTTCTTGCTATTTTTGTGTGCTTGAACATCATTTCGAAACTCTGCAGGTTCCTCTTGTGAGATGAAGTTCTTAAACTCCACTGCACAGCTTATAGAGCCTTTAGAAAGTAGAAAATTTGCGAGATTTTCCCTGCAGTATACTGAAATAGAAGACAAGCCCGAAGGAGAAGAGCAATGGGAACCTAGATTTGCAGGACATCAGACTTTGCAAGAACGGGAAAATTCTTTTTTGGCACGTGATCAAAAAATTAACTGTGGCTTTGTTAAAGGTCCTAAAGGATCTCCAAGCACTGGATTTGACTTGTCAGAGGATGATGCAAATTATATCAGCAGATGCCACATTGCTGTTATCTCTTGTATCTTTGGAAATTCGGATCGCTTGAGAACACCTTACGGTAAAATGGTAAGGAAATTCTCTTTCATGTAGAAAAGCTTATAGTAATATTGAATTTCTTTCAAGCCAGTTTTCAAATCATCTTTCTTATCAGAAATATAAAAATCTTATGATTGTCCAGTTTCTAACATCTCTTTACACTGGTGATACCATTCTATCATGTTTGGATGGGTCAATGATGCGGGATAAGTGGGAGAAAACCTGAAGAACAAGGTTTTCTCTGTACATTCTAGGGTTTTATGACAGTTAGGCTGTTAGGGTTCTAGCATCACACCCAGGGTTAGTTTGCATCACACATTCCCAGAGAGAAGcaaaagttttcattttttacTAATTTGAATCTGAACTGCAAAATATTACGAGTCCTCTATATATAAGGAGGTCAAGATAATTTTAGAACAACTAGAATAAAATAGCCCTAATAAAATCCCAGAACCTTCCTATTCTGCCTTAAGGAGAAATCCTAGAGAAATCTAGTAGTAAATCCTAATTATATCATCACTGTCTGCAGGACGCCAAATCAGGGTGTTGGCCTTGGAACCCTTTTTACGAGGCGTTGGATAAACCCTAGTTGTCTTCCATTTGTGTTCTTCATCAGTAGCTTACTAAAGAAGAGAACTAAAGTAAAATAGATGAAATTATAACTTAAGCAATTGCTTAGATTCATCCAACCattgaatttaatctttgaTTTATTCTCATTAACTTCAAGTTAATCCAACACTAATACCAAAGTCCATCAATATGTACTTTTAAAAAATATTAACAGAAATGACACTTTGGGCCTGCAAAGGTCTGAAGCTTTTATCAGTCCTATGAAATTACATGATAGTTAAAACCTAGAAATGATAGGAAACAACTGCTCAATAATCGTTGTGATTATGTGATTGAAAGGCTGTAGGGTCTTTCAGATGCCCAAAGTGCCTTTTTCGTTTTGGGtacctttttttatttaatcCCCTATTTCTTTTGTCTGAGGCTTCTATATTGCACAAACAAATATTGGTCCTGTTCCTAAGTTAAATCACAATTTGTTTATATGCTTGCTATACTTGttattgtgttgtttttgttagaATTTAGAACACCTAACTCAAAACTAATTGGTTAGGGGCGGTGAAGCCTAAGATCTTATTGAGAAAATGCTTAGTAGACCACATTTTCTAGTACTACATTAAAACCACATGATGTGGCACCTCTAATATTTAAATGCCACATCAACTTCCACATCTTGTGTTTTAAATGATACAAGAAAATATGGTCCATTTGCATCCTAGGCAAGCTTTGATTTTCTGGTGTGACATTCGACCACACTCCCTTACGTGAGTGAGGCATGTCTGAGCCGAACAGGTAATTGATTATGGTAAGTGCTGTGAGCACTCTGATACACAATTTTAGAAGTTAGAGAGTGGGTTGAGGGGGCCAGGAAACTATATACTACTGAGAAAGGCTACAAATTCCTGATGTGGGATCGTATTCTGAACAATCTTCTTTAGTGTACTTCAATTATCCATGAGCAGTTATCAAACCAAGCCAATTTGAGTTTATTGCACCCGTGAGCTAATGCTCCTCTGATTCAGACACAAAGTTGTAAACCATTAGATTTGCTTGCACTGCAACTCGTACTTGTCTATATCAGATAGCCCAATATAAATTAAATGGTGATTAAATTGATGTTTTCTTAATTTCAGGTCTCTCGTTTGTCAAGGAAGAATGTTTGCTTTGTTATGTTCATCGACGAGGTTACGTTGCGTACCCTTTCTTCAGAAGGGCAAACACTAGATAGCATTGGTTTTATTGGTTTGTGGAAGATTGTTGTGGTGAAGAACCTACCATATACTGATATGCGGAGAGTGGGAAAGATACCAAAGCTTTTGCCTCATAGGCTTTTTCCTTCTGCAAGGTGAGAATGAGATTAGTAACGCGACTGAGTTGTGGCCTTCTTGGCAGTTTATATAATCAGTAGCGAAGTCTAAAGCTTGTGGGAATGCTAATCTGCGTTCGTATTCATGTTCAACCAATTTTTGAACAGTTTGCATGCTAAAAACGTATGTTAGATTATGCATCTGCATTTATGTGCCCATATATGAAGTGGCTTTGTGAAGGATATTTGAGGCTCTTTTTGCATGGTTATTTTGgttgaaagatttagaattgTGATAGTAAGCTAGCTATACAAATTTATAAAACATGGTAGACAGATTTCAAAAGAACTTGAATCATTActtaaaaattcaaattttagtTATTGAAGTGTAAGTTTTTATAGTAGGATATATGTGGGTTACTACCATGATAACTATATCTCAAACACGTATAGGACTTACTAAGAACCCGGACAAATAAGCTACTAAACTTCTAAGATCTTCTAGAGCTAAACCATACGCAATTTATAGATCTTAAATGAATTGCACACAGTACCCCAGATTCTGCCTGAGCAAAAGTGGCTTGAACACCTAAAAGCTTGGATCTTAGTTTTATCCCCATTGCATACTGCTGGCTACAGATATCAAACATGAGCCCTGACAGTAAAGTACAGAATTTCAATACTTGACCTTAATTTGATACAATTGCTTGCTACTGATGTCAACGTGAACCCTGCCAATAAAATATGGAATAGCAAAACCGAATCTcaaatttatgtttgaattgCATTAAAATGGTAGAAAGTAAAGAGCAACTAAAGGCTAGTGCAAACTGCAGAGAAATAGAAGTTTGAGTTAAGTCAGTTAACAGCACTTGCTTATGTAGTTGGTTGAAATAGATTATTTATCATTTAAGAACATTTACTGCGTTTTGATCTTATTGTTGTATCCCTCTTTGATATAAATATGAATGCTGCAACAAGCTTTTTCAGATTTTCAAAAGTTCCACTGATATTTATTTGAGTCTGTTTGTTAGAAATTTCCTAGATGTGAGCTATGAATTTGGTAGCCTTTCTCTCTTTGTCAGAGGCACCAAAATTCTCTAGTTCAGTTATTTAATTTCATTTGGAATGACACTATCAATGATGGGAACAATTTGTGAGGACTTCTCAGTTTTGTTGTAATATGCTTTGCAAGAGAATACTGTCTTTACTTTAGCACCTGTAGCTCTCTCATGTGTTATCTGATTATTCTTCATGGTAGTTATGGATATGTCTATTCAGTCTCTTTTTCTTGTCGTACACTTTATATATAgtgcttgaaaatcattttgtTTATTGCTTATTTGTTTTGATTGTGGAACTAAACAAAACTTGCTGCTCTTGGTGGAAACTCTCCCCTGAGAGCATAGCCTATTAGATTCATTACTGTTTTCCTCACTAGTATTGAGGAGTCTAAATCaacctttttcttttattttattttatttctaccTCTTTTATTTTACACTTTTAATCTTGAAGCACGATAGTAGTAGAAGATCTACGAAAGTTTtctttacaatttcaatagatcTTAACTCTCTTTGTTATGTGAGTAAACTTCTATCGGAATACACTTATCTTTCAACCCCGTCAGTgctttgaactttttttttttctctctccttacAGAGTACCAGCTAGATGCATATATGAGTTAATAGTGCCATGTTCTGTTTGAATCACGTGTTAGTTTTTGTGTGTTCCACAGAAGCATATTACTATAATGGGACTTGTCTATTTCTTTGCTCATTGATTTCCTAATACAAACAAGCTTTATTCTAAATTACTGCCAAAAACTTCAGGTATTCAATCTGGTTGGACAGCAAGTTGCGTCTTCAACTTGACCCCTTACTCATATTGGAATATTTTTTGTGGCGAAAAGGTCATGAGTATGCAATTTCGAATCACTATGATCGACACTGTGTATGGGAAGAGGTTGCCCAGAATAAAAAACTGAACAAGTATAACCATACCATCATAGATCAACAATTTGCATTTTACCAGGACGATGGTCTCACAAGATTCAACGCATTGGATCCGAACAAGCTTCTCCCCAGCAGTaggaattttctttcttttttcttttttggacaaaGCAGTAGGAATTTTTCAAAGAGTCATTTTCATTATATATCATCGATGCAATGCACTTTCCCTAGTCTGatgtatatttttttctcaCATCTGCAGATGTGCCAGAAGGTTCTTTTATCATCCGGGCACACACTCCAATGTCAAATTTGTTTTCCTGTCTTTGGTTCAATGAGGTTGAGCGGTTTACTCCTCGGGATCAGCTAAGTTTTGCCTATACATACCAGAAATTAAGAAGGATGAATCCTGAAAAACCTTTTCGTCTTCATATGTTCAAGGTGAGAATTTTGTAGAATTATTCTTACAACAAAATGAATGGGAACTACATGAATAAATTAGACTCAACTAAACCAACTGTATCAATTACCGCTCCTCAACAATGAATGAATAATAAGAATAATGGTTGTTTCGTTATGGATAAGGACCTTAATCTTCACAGGCTGCTGAGGTGGTAAATTAGATTTTGCGACGCAAGTTGTGTCGACCTGACTCAGCTTGTAAGCAGGAATGGCTCTTTATGCACAAGGACAATACATACATATATGAATTATATACTGTAAACATGCACGCATATATGTATTCCATCCATAATACTGTTTTGAATCAAGAATAGATAATATGGAGCATGGACTGCATCTGACAATTTTTGCTTGTTCCACAATATTGCAGGATTGTGAGAGAAGAGCCATAGCTAAGTTGTTTCGCCACAGGTCACAAGAGAAGTCGAGTACTCGGCAAAGAGCTACTGAGTAGATTGTCTTCAAGATCTGCATTTGCTGAAATCTATTCTATGGCGTTGTTTGGTCAGTGTAGCAGATTGCTGACCTTCTATGTGCCACACACATGGGGATTTTGTAGTCTCAAGTTTGTTGTATGGGTTGAAGTAACCATCGCTGCAGTTGCTTCTAACAATGAGACCTGCCTCTTTAGAGAAGAACCCTGACTGTTGTATTCATCCCATTTTTTCATTCATTGCCCTTCAGGATGCAAGTGAAGTAGCCAATACCATAGGACAACTACCACTATCCAAATCATAGTTCTATGTTGCTTTTTGTTCCAAtttgaaactttttcccttcTCTTACACAGGATCTGGATATTGTGGCTATGTTGTTTTTGTAATGAGTCAGTTTAGCACTGGACAAAGGGGAAAAAGCATGTACTATATAAAAATTCAGTAATTGGTACTATACACAATCTTAGCTAATACAATAAGATCATTGAGTTCTCCATTTTTACATTCAAGGACTTGGCTGCATTACTGTTTATTAAGACAAAATATATAACGACGTTTGTGACGAAACACACATGTATACAACATATGAAGACACAGAGAGAACTAGATTTGATCACCGTTTTGCAGGTTTGTTGAGGCTGTGATGATGAGAATTATGGAGGAAGAATAGCTTTTTCAAGAGTTTGACAATCGCGACCACACCTGGGTTTGTAATAGTACTACTATTTCTAGCAGCATTAGATTTGGACAAGTTGAAAGCACCAAGACCTACACAACCCAGTTGCAGCATCTCGCCGGACACGTAACTGTAATCCGACGTTGACCTGACCGGATACAATTCCTCATTGAAATCCTCCCATAGCATGTCCATTTTCTTCTCCTGATCTTGAACATCACTACTAACTATTATCTGATCATCATCAACCCCCTCGATATTCTCCACAGGACTAGTTATTAGGGCTGCgtgatcttcttcatcatctgtGCAGGCGGCTGGCGGAGATGGCCGCCACAGAGGAGGGAAATGGTTGTTACTAGTACTACTGCTTTTGTGTACTGTGGGGAAGCTGAAATCATCTGTGGCCATGAAACACAAACACTGAAAATACACACAACATTAATTTTTAATACAAGGATtgatacatgtatatatatctatatggaAGAGGAGTGGCttgggttggagatggaggttttatTTGGTGGCATCGGTTGTTGACTCCACAATGGTTTTTTTCGAAGAGGACTCCACAATGGTTGTTCCGGGAGTTTAGTTCAACTGCTTCTGCAGGTGACTTCTTAATTGttttatattgttttgattttttttgttaattgattATTATTCAAATTAATAATTTGAAGTAGAAGTGAGGATAGGGTTTGTCCACTTACGTAGTCATGGTTCAATTTTCAAAGTAAACCAGTGGACCCTATTTGCTTAattaagtttgattttttttttttctcaatcgTTCGTAATAAGTTTGATTTTTAGTTTTCAATCACAAACATTACCCAAACTCGAAGTTTGGTTCATTTGACAACTTAGTTCTTAATATTCTAAGACTAAGACTAAATTTCACGTAATTCAGCTGTATCACGTGTTTTCACGACTAATCAATCAATGTCTTATAGAGAGTGTTTTAGATATTTCACTCTAAAAGGCAGGAGTAGTTTCAGAATAAAAATAAGTTTTTTAGCTTTTGATTGGACAGCCGCACCGCCACATAGTACGGCTGCCGTAAGTAAGAATTTCTCCATTGGTACCTCAAAATAATCTCTAACATATTTTTAATACACTATTATGATTAATTCTTCATTTTTATCAATGTCATTTTCACAATTAATTCTCAAGTAGTGCCGGAGTCACTCACACATCATGACATGACTTTCCCTAGATTTCATCTTGAAATCAGAAGTGCCATGTGAAGCCCAGCTTAggagaaattctaccaaaaatttggcagaacttccccttaAAAGTTGGTTACCCAAACCTATGAAAACAAAGCAACAATAACTCAATCTCCATGAACCTACATATTTCAACAATTCAACTTCCATAAGCGATATGCAAGAAATCTTAAATGCCAAGTGAAACGAGTATCACAAACTATCATAAAACTTGTGAACACACTCTTAATCCTCCTTTGTACTGAAATCTCAACTCATGTTGTTAATCATCTCAAAATCACTTTAGAAATCTCGGAAATCTCAATAAAAATATTCATATCATAAAATAGGCGATGACTAGAGGGAACTGCCGACtggtcatctcatgccatctggagggtaCTATTGACCAGGGACGCATCAGAGGGTACTTCTGATCGGAATACGAGGAGGTGATGGCTAAAGGATACTGCCGACCAACCATCTCATGTCATCTAGAGGGTACTGCTGACCAGATTACGCATCGAAGGGTATTACCGACCAAAATAGATAGTTAGAGggtactgccaactaactatctcatgccatctggaggatactgccgaccagatgatgcattagagggtactgccgactgaAATATATATTCTGGTACTGTCAACCATAATATTGTCTGGAGGGTACTACCGACCATGGACGCATCGGAGGGTACTTCTGACGGGAATACGAGGAGGTGATGGCTAAAGGATACTGCTGACCAACCATCTCATGTCATCTAGAGGGTACTGCTTACCAGATTACGTATCGGAGGGTATTACCGACCAGAATAGATGGTTAGAGGGTATTGCCGACTAACTATCTCATGTCATCTGGTGGGTACTGTCGACCGGAATATATAGTTTGAAGGGTACTATCAATCATAATATTGTCTAGAGGGTACTGTCGACCAGACTATTACTTGGAGAGTACTGCtgactaggtaatgcatgcatgcatgtgcTAACATAATCATCATTTTTCATATTTACCTCCTCGAATAAACTGAACTCGTTAATTCTCTTATAATATTAAACTCATGAATTCTTGATAACTCGTTTATACTCAAATACTCAAAATCTCAAAATGAAATCGGAGATTGAATTTTTAACTGTTTTCACAAATTTAAAGTCGGAGAATATTCAAACGAAGCCGCTTTATGAATCTAAACCGCCGGCAATGGAAAAGTGTCTTGTAAACCCTAGATTGCACAGATTTTCgcacatgcaaatcctatatcCACGAACTCAATGAACCAAATTTGTGCTATCAACAACTTTAAAACGCAGATTTATGTAATGAATGTCACAAAATACTTCAAAATCTCAAAATGAAattggagattgaatttttacTTGTTTTCACGAACCTAAAGCCAGATAATATTTGAATcgaagccactttatgaatctGAACCGCGGGAGATGGAAGAGTGCCTTGGTTTACCcccatatatacacacacacacacacacacacacacacacacacacacacaatccgTCTCATGAACGGACGTCCGTTCCTTAGCTAAAGAATAGATTTCCAtatttgacccacttttcgatcacattttcacatcttcaccgttcagtttctaagttttaatgtatagatcacttctgcaaaattccagccaatttgatgatccttaaggcatccaaaactgcaatttactattataaacatgaacagtTCCGATTAGACAAATTCGATCCGTtagtgtaaattgcagttttagatgccttaacgatcatcaaattggctgaaattttgcagaagtgatctatacattaggacctagaaactgaacggttaagatgtgaaaatgtaatcgaaaagtggctcaaaactggaaatccgttcctAAGCGTCCGTTCTTgagcaaagttatatatatatatagcgagagagagagagagagagagagagagatcatagCTTGACTGAAGAAATCAAGAAATCATATCTCTCCAGCCGCAGCCATCATGATCTAATCAAATATGCTTGCGTCTCAGTTAGCACACAATTCCTCTGCCACCTAAACTCAAGGTTTGGTTTCCAAGCCAACTTCAAAATCCCTGGATCCCAAATCCTTATCTGACCTAAGACCTCCCAATCTCCATCAAAAGGTCGCCAGCCAGTAGCACTTGTCCGCTAAACCGAACTCAACATTGATTTCCAGgtcgtggagagagagagagagtttgaaaTATACGGGAAAAAACTGAACAGCGTAGTGGGTTAAGAGGTCAGTGGCGATGtgtaatttttaaaattttagagcctTTAATTATCTTTTAGCACttaaatggggtaagtgagCACATAAATTTGTTACTGAGGTAAATGGGTTCATGTTGGGCTAATTTTGGcattgggtcaaggaccctttaaaTTATTTGGAATTGGGCTTGACTAGTTAGGGTATGAACCTAGTGACTACATAAGTCTGGTGCTTTGGATTAGCGTTTGGGCCTCCTCCAGTTGTTTCCTTAAAGGGCTTTCAATTTggccaaaaatagaaaaacattGCAAATTTGGCAGTAAAACACTGGTCCTGCgcaaatttctttttttgacCAGATGCTTGTGTTATTATCTGTTTAATCActaatggaaattgcaatggAAATTGCCGTCCGGCCGTGGGTGGGTTAAAGTCTTTCGGTCATGGAGTATTATACGCGTTTTTGAATGTTGTTGGAGTCAAGCATGGGTTCCACactgaaaatgaagaagaaaaagagaggtaTGCACTAATTATGCACCACTCTGCTTTTAGTCTGAGTCATTTAGTCCAGTCTTTCTCCTCAGACCAGTGGTATAGTAGTCCAGTCAACTCCCCTCCTAAGACGCCCaaacattttcttcttctgctttgCCACAAATTTCCACAAGCATCTCCTCTCCCTTCTCCTCTCAAAAACCTTAAGTTCCCCATCTCCATTCTTTTGTCTCCTACTACACCAACCTGAAAAACATAACATAAGCATATCCCATACATGCTTTTATATTTATAGTAGAAGAAAATAGAGAAGCAGAGTGTTTCAGAGACAGAGATTTATCTTAATTCATGTTTGCCTGGCTTAGCTCACAGCTCAGAATGGCAAGGTATGGCCACAACCACCACAcctctcttttcttctatttctttttgttttgttatccTCTTATTCCTATGGCCTTGTCTGAACTATCCTCAACCCAAAATACTACCATGATCAATATCTCCAAGAGTCTAAATAGTAGCAGTGTTTCATGGAACATAAGCAGAAACCCATGTCTCTGGAAAGGAGTTAAGTGTAAGCCACCCACCTACTCGTCTGTAACCCAACTTTCCCTGTCCAAGTTTTCTCTATCTTCCTCAGATTTCCTCCCAATTGTTTGCCAACTTGAGTCTTTGGAGATTCTTGATGTGTCACTAAACCATCTGACCAGAATCCCATCTGAGTTTCTCACAGCTTGTGGAAACATAGATGGGCTAAAGCAACTCAATTTCAGCTTTAACAATCTGGTCGGTTCTTTACGTGACTTTGTTGGTTTTGCTGGGTTGGAGTCGTTGGACCTTTCTCGTAATCACTTGAGTGGAGGCATTGGCTCAGAGTTGGATGGATTGGTTGGGCTCAGAAGCTTGAACCTTAGCTTCAACCGTTTTAATGGGACTATCGCTACCCATCTTGGGAAATTAATCGTCTTGGAGGAGCTTCAGCTTTCTACGAATGCATTTGAAGGGACAATTCCAGTTGAAATTGCGGGCTGTCGCAATTTGACTCTGATTGATTTGAGCACAAATCATCTTTCTGGTTCAGTTCCTGAGAATTTTGGAGAGCTATCCAAGTTGAAGGTTCTGATTCTATCTTCCAATAGCTTAACTGGTAAAATCCCAGAAAGCCTTTCCAATATCACAAGCCTCACGCGGTTTGCAGCAAATTTAAACATCTTCGGTGATGCAGTTCCCGGTGGAATTACAAAATATCTCAAAAATTTGGACTTGAGTTATAATAACTTAAGTGGGTCGATTCCATCGGACCTTCTGTCTCCATCGGATTTGACGACTGTGGATTTGTCTAATAACTTGTTGCAGGGATCAATACCCACAGCTCTGTCTCAGGGCCTGGTTCGGTTGAGATTGGGAAACAATTCACTTGCTGGGATGATACCCTCTGCATCACTCCCACTCCAGAACTTGATGTACTTGGAAATGGAAAACAATGAGCTGAGTGGTTCCATACCTCCTAAATTGGGTTATTGCAGCAAATTGGCGCTGTTGAATTTGGCTCAGAATAGACTGTCTGGAGCTTTGCCGGTGGAGTTGGGAAACCTCAGTAATCTTCAAGTCTTGAAGCTTCAATCTAACAGTCTTTCTggagtaatcccaactgagatTACTGAACTAGCGAAGTTGTCTGTTCTGAATATCAGCGGGAATGCTCTGACTGGTTCAATGCCAACAACCATTTCAAACTTGCAGAGCCTCATTAACATGCACTTAGAAGGCAACAATCTCACGGGTTCCATTCCCAACACTATTGCCTCCATGGATTCTCTGTTGGAGCTCCAACTTGGTCACAATTTCTTGAGTGGTCACATTCCAATGATGCCAATATCTTTGCAGATTGCTTTGAATCTCAGCAGCAACCTTTTTGAAGGACCAATTCCTAATCATCTTTTCAGATCCAGTGGATTAGAAATTTTGGATCTATCTAACAACAAGTTCTCAGGTGAGATACCCTCATTTTTATCTGATCAAATGGGAGCATTGACACAGTTGATACTATCTAACAATCAGCTCACTGGAGTTATTCCACACTTCAATTCTTGGGTCTTGGTCAACACAACTGGAAATAAGGATTTGATTAATGATACCACAACCTCATCGGTAAAGAAAGGAAATTCAAAGGATTTGATAATTGCACTTGCAGCTGcagcttcatttttttttattttttctttttatttttttatttttgttgattAATGCTACCACACGGTCCAGTCACACCCTCATTGGGAAAGAAAGGAAATTCAAAGGCTTTGAtaattgcactttttttttttttctttttcttcttattttaaaAAGAGGATAAAagagtttcactcctgcccccatagtgactcgaacccatgactttgtacataggtagtgggtgctctaaccactgagctaacaccacttcgtcaattTGATAATTGCACTTGCAACTAgcttttttaaaattattttttattttttatttttttatgacacTTGCAGCTGTAGTTGGTGCTGTTGCTACTGTAACCATCACCGTCCTT
Coding sequences:
- the LOC112170456 gene encoding uncharacterized protein LOC112170456, with product MAQYRQSGMETRLGLRGGNGGDGPDHVAIGIRTGLHKPGRTRRSGRSPPRISTCALVLVLSLVLLFTVAAYFYLSLSTTTPTGAEINSNRAQEDDSRNDSDFLTNVTRTETSKVLKFGKGSVTHGRDSRYWDKDDRRRDEDYNEDVVQHGGAGVDDESTRATQVKNSKNKSENDEFLNSSNKRAGLYNEAGRKELKIYEAEYEASLKNNRQSNDGYLETRNDVIDADDEYDDGIDSRETHTEEYDDTRHQNGDHFSEEKLHDEGGRESIDLPDAGINYENVSKKVDKVSTNSFNEHSAQYSRNLDEVNTNSRHVGVISSHSSRKSHSESKRKAKRHKFSGSSCEMKFLNSTAQLIEPLESRKFARFSLQYTEIEDKPEGEEQWEPRFAGHQTLQERENSFLARDQKINCGFVKGPKGSPSTGFDLSEDDANYISRCHIAVISCIFGNSDRLRTPYGKMVSRLSRKNVCFVMFIDEVTLRTLSSEGQTLDSIGFIGLWKIVVVKNLPYTDMRRVGKIPKLLPHRLFPSARYSIWLDSKLRLQLDPLLILEYFLWRKGHEYAISNHYDRHCVWEEVAQNKKLNKYNHTIIDQQFAFYQDDGLTRFNALDPNKLLPSNVPEGSFIIRAHTPMSNLFSCLWFNEVERFTPRDQLSFAYTYQKLRRMNPEKPFRLHMFKDCERRAIAKLFRHRSQEKSSTRQRATE
- the LOC112171194 gene encoding uncharacterized protein LOC112171194, which gives rise to MATDDFSFPTVHKSSSTSNNHFPPLWRPSPPAACTDDEEDHAALITSPVENIEGVDDDQIIVSSDVQDQEKKMDMLWEDFNEELYPVRSTSDYSYVSGEMLQLGCVGLGAFNLSKSNAARNSSTITNPGVVAIVKLLKKLFFLHNSHHHSLNKPAKR